Proteins from one Xenopus tropicalis strain Nigerian chromosome 1, UCB_Xtro_10.0, whole genome shotgun sequence genomic window:
- the LOC100489712 gene encoding CUB and zona pellucida-like domain-containing protein 1, translated as MDMNETLGLSFHPKVTDVVSQSHYNVSMRFYQTDEFTDLITTFPHEVDLHGSLHLQLKVESDDTNLQILVEQCKASPSLEETEKGYSIIQHGCPLDSTLQNHPVPDQRMKQYSFHVFKFNPFQEVYLFCNVIICHNQTAPNRCTQGCITRRYRRDVSNAKLGSAQLSQGPIVLKSGAQLPNSQAGGSVPSMVLVAVIVAMAFLSAMGLMIQRRYYRRPGDSHPLISSY; from the exons ATGGACATGAACGAGACCCTGGGTTTGAGCTTTCACCCCAAAGTTACTGATGTGGTTTCCCAAAGTCACTATAATGTGTCAATGAGATTCTACCAGACTGACGAGTTCACCGACCTGATTACAACGTTCCCCCATGAGGTTGATCTCCATGGCAGTCTCCATTTGCAGCTGAAAGTAGAGTCCGATGATACCAACCTACAGATACTGGTGGAACAGTGTAAGGCTTCCCCTTCATTAGAGGAGACAGAGAAGGGTTACAGCATCATCCAGCATGG GTGCCCCCTGGACTCAACCCTACAGAACCACCCGGTGCCGGATCAGAGGATGAAACAATACAGTTTCCATGTATTTAAATTCAATCCATTCCAGGAGGTCTATCTGTTCTGCAACGTTATCATCTGCCACAATCAGACTGCCCCAAACCGCTGCACCCAAGGCTGTATCACCCGCAGATACCGACGCGATGTCTCCAATGCAAAGCTGGGCTCTGCCCAATTATCCCAGGGGCCCATTGTGCTGAAATCTG GGGCCCAACTCCCTAACAGCCAGGCTGGGGGCTCAGTCCCTTCGATGGTGTTGGTGGCCGTGATCGTGGCTATGGCCTTCCTCTCAGCGATGGGGCTGATGATTCAGAGGCGTTACTACAGGAGGCCAGGAGACTCCCATCCGCTAATAAGCAGCTACTGA